The Shewanella algae DNA segment CGGGCTGAGAATGGAATACCAAAAAGAAACCGGGGAGGACTTCTATCCCATCGCCAGGCGGCAAGACAATGACAGCGTGGCCGGGTTTAAAGTGATTGACGGCGAAATACAAAAAGAGCTGGTCTCTGTCCATTTAACCTGGACAGGAAAGCGCGAACAGCAAGGTTTTCCGGCCAGGGCCGTGTACAAGGATATTTTTTCCTGGTTGTCAGAAGAAGTCCTTCCCGAAACGGCTGACTGGGTAAGTGAAGAATTCCTGGCGGAGCTTGAGGAGGAAAATAGATAGCTGCGCTGTGTTTAGTTGCTTTGTTTAGTTGCCTTGTTCTATCAACTTTGCCCCATCCAGCTTAGTTAATCATGCCATTACCCACAGAGGGTTTGCAGCCGACAGATGACTTGGCTAGAATTACTGTAATTTTATCCAGTAATACTGTTCAGTGACAGCCAAAGGACGCAGTGGATGATCCTCTATATCGCCGAAAAGCCCAGCCTTGGGCGCGCCATCGCCGAGGTGCTCCCCAAACCCCATCGCAAACATGAGGGCTATATCGAGCTTGGCAACGGAGATTGTGTTTCCTGGTGTATAGGTCATCTGCTGGAGCAAGCTGAGCCGGATGCTTACGATCCCGCCTACAAGTCCTGGCAGTTGGAACATCTGCCTATTGTCCCGTCCGATTGGCAGATTAAACCCAAAGCCAGCAGTCGCGGCCAACTCAGTGTCTTGCGTAAATTGGTCAAGCAGGCCAGTGAGTTGGTCAATGCCGGCGATCCGGACCGGGAAGGGCAGTTGTTGGTGGATGAAGTGATTGCCCATCTTGGGGTCAAGGGCGATAAGTTGGCAGCGGTTAAACGCTTGTTGATAAGCGATCTCAACCCGCAGGCGGTAAAACGCGCCCTGGGGCAGATGCGCAGCAACCGCGAGTTTGTGCCATTGTCGACTTCGGCACTGGCGCGTAGCCGAGCCGATTGGCTCTACGGCATGAATATGACCCGTGCCTATACCCTGCAGGGGCGCAAGGTGGGCTATCAGGGGGTGCTGTCGGTCGGTCGGGTGCAAACCCCTGTGCTTGGTTTGGTTGTCCGGCGCGATCAGGAAATCGCTGCCTTTGTGCCCAAACCTTTTTATGAAGTACTGGCCCATCTTAGCACCCAAGAGGGGAGCTGTTTCAGCGCCCGCTGGCAGCCCAGTGAGGCCTGTCAACCTTGGATGGATGAGGAGGGGCGGGTGCTCTCCCGCGGTTTGGCGATGAATGTGGTCGGCAGGATCACCGGCCAACCCGGCCGGGTAGATGAGCTGGAGCGTAAGCAAAGACACCAGGCACCGCCTTTGCTCTATAGTCTGTCTGCGCTGCAGATTGATTGCGCCAAACGCTTCGGTATGAGCGCCAAAGAGGTGCTGGATACGGCGCAGTCCCTGTACGAACGGCATAAATTGATAACCTATCCGCGCTCCGATAGCCGTCACCTGCCCAAGGCGCAGTTACAGCTGGCCCCGACAGTCTTGAATGCCATTACCCAAGGGGCGGCAGAACTGCTGCAAGGCTGTGAAGCGCCCAATCCCGCCCTTAAGTCCAAGGCCTGGAATGATGCCAAGGTGGACGCCCATCACGCGATAGTGCCTACGGAAAAGACGGCTAACCTCGGTGTTTTATCACAGCGTGAGCGTCAGGTGTATTTGCAGATTGCCCGTCAGTATTTGGCGCAGTTTTACCCTAATTATGAGTACCTTGAAACCCACGCCGTGATCGACATTGTTGGAGGTTGTTTCGTGGCCAAGGCCAAACAGCCATTGAAACAGGGTTGGAAGCAATTGTTTGGCAAACAAAAAGCCGACGATGAAGCGGAAGATATTCAAACCAGCTTACCTGAGCTGACTCAGGGGCAGATACTGGATTGCCTTAAAGGTGAATTAGTGGAAAAGATGACCCAGGCCCCCAAGCATTTTACCGATGCCACACTGCTGGCGGCGATGACAGGAATAAGCCGCTATGTGAAAGACCCAGAGATCCGCAAAATTCTCAAGGAAACCGATGGTCTGGGCACAGAAGCGACCCGCGCCGGGATCATTGAACTCTTGTTTAAACGTGGCTTTTTGAAACGTCAGGGCAAGAGTATTTTGGCTACCGAGGCCGGTAGCGGGCTTATTCAAAGCCTGCCTGAAGTGGCCACCACGCCGGATATGACGGCGCTGTGGGAAAGTAGCCTGGATGCGATTTGTCGCCGTGAACTTAAATATCAGGCCTTTATGCAGCCCTTGACGGCTAAACTGGGCGAGCTTATTGAGCAGGCCAAGGCACAACTGCCTACGGCCTTGAGTGGCGTGAAAAGTACAGGCTTCAAAGGACGTAAACGTCGCAGTGGCGCTTATGCCGGCAAGGCCGGTGCCCCCAAGGGCACAAGCACCAAGAAGAGCACTGGCGTTAAGACCGGCACCGGCAAGCGTAGCTATCGCTCAGCGACCAAGAGCAAAACCAAAGCCCAGTCCGCAACGTCCTGAGAACTTGGGGTTATTTCAAGCGTCGGTATTGGTTGGACAGGGCATGGTACTCGTATCCCAGCGCACTGAGCTTATGCTCGAGCTGGGCAGGTGACAGGTCAAGCTCGTAATAAAGCGCATCTCTGTCCGGGCATTGCAGTCTCAGTTTCTCATTGACTATGCCCAGCAGTATTTCGGCGGGCAGATGTTGCAGGCTTTCCATATTCCCTCCAGGTGTCAGCGGTTGACTGTTTCATAATGCAATAGAGTTGGCTTGGGTTGCAAATCTTGCCTGAATATATTTAAAGTTTGATAAAATCAATATCTTAATAAAGCAATTTCATTTTCTATTCCCGGCGGTTTTGCCTTTGTTTTATCCCCCCTTCTTTATCAACTCTTGTTACATCAAGCATTCGTGATGATTCGAACCGAGTTAGCTTTAACTGTATAAAAATCAAACCGTTATTCTTGCCTGTGTGGCAGTAAACTCGGCTCTTGTCGATACGCATGCATCTCTTTTGCTGCATAAACTGCTCGCTTGTTACAACGATATTTAATTCTTCTCACGGCATTTAACGCCCGCCAACCACGATATTTCACGATTTGTCGATCCAGCTCAGGAAACCAGGGGTTGGGATTGGCTTTTTAACAGCTGGCACGCAAACTGCAGCCCTCGAGTAACACATAGAAATATGTCTAATAAATCAGCGTATTAAACGCGTTTTACTTATAAAAGGGTAATGAATATGAACAAGAAGATCCTGGCACTTATGATCCCGGCTATGCTGGCGAGTGGCGCTTCTCAGGCTGTGGAACTGTATAACGATCAGACCAACAGTGTGAACATGATAGGTTGGTTGGGTTTTGCTGCCTTCAATGATGGTCATGAAACCTCTGTTATTGATAACTTCTCTCGCGTAGGTTTCCGTTTTGACCGTCAGGAGCGTAACGGCTGGCGTGCCTTTGCCCACACAGAGTGGGGCATCAACATGGTGACCAGCGATGACGGCCTGATCTACACCCAAGGCCAGGGCGGCGGTCAGATGCGTGCCGAGAAGAACAGTGACTTCTTGTTCAACCGCTTGGGTTATGTGGGTATGGCTCATGATAAGTGGGGTACTCTGACTTTCGGTAAGCAGTGGGGTGCATACTATGATGTGGCTTACACTACCGACGTGCTCAATGCCTTCACAGGTTGGTCTGTAGGTGCCTACACCTTTGGTGACGGTGGCCTGACCGGCGCCGGTCGTGCCGATGCTGCCTTCCAGTATCGCAATACCTTCTTCGGCAAGCTGCATATCGCCCTGCAGTATGCTTCCAAGCAAAATGACGATGTCGCCCTGTTTGACGAAAACGGCGCCGCTCTGAACGATGGCTCTGAGCTGAGCTTTGACTCCAGCTATGGTGCCAGCGTGACTTACTATGTGACCGATAAGTTCAAGGTTCTGGCCGGTTTCAACCGTGGCGACTTTGAAGGCAACCTGGCCGGTGTTGCCGTTGATGATACCAACCAGATCGTCGGTATCGGTGCCCAGTACGGCAGCTTCTACCAGTATGCTCCAGGCCGTGACGCCGATGGTCTGTACGTGGGCTTCAACGCTCACAAGAGCAAGCAGAACGAACTGGTTGGCGGCAGCCTGTACGACTCCACCGGCGGCGAATTCATCCTTGCTTACCAGTATGACAACGGCTTTGTTCCTTCTCTGTTGCTGAGCTATCAGGATCTGGACACAGATGCCAACACCGCCATCCAAGGCGATTGGACCCGCCAGTTTGCGGTTCTGGGTCTGCACTACCGTTACAGCCGTGACACTGTGATGTATGCCGAAGCCAAGATTGACTTCAGCAGCATGGATGACAAGTCCTGGGAAGATCTGCAGGACAACAACTATGCGGTAGGTATCCGTTACTTCTTCTAAGGGGCTCCCTGTATTTCCCTGCACAGGCCACCTTAGGGTGGCCTTTTTTTTATTCACTTTATTCACGAGCTTATCCATTGCATTGGACAAGGGAAACTAGATGCCATCACGGACATGAGTCCAGGGTGTGAAGGAGACTCTGATTGAACAAGGAAAAGATGAAACTCAATAGTAAAATAGTCGGGTTAGCCGTTACCTTGCTTGGCGGTTTTGGCACGACTGATGCCAGCGCATCGACTCAAATAGAGGCCGGTTATCTGGGGTTTACGAGTGCCACCCGTGACGATAATCCCGGGGCTTTCAACCAAAGCTTTGCCGCGCTCAGTCATTTCAGTCGTGACGAGCGCAACACTTTTTATCAGATGCTCAAGGTGGAAAACCCCGGTAAATGGGTGGCGGATAAACGGGTCGCCTTCAAGTCATTGACGGTTTGGCATTATCGGCTCAACGAAGAGCGTACCGCCCTGTGGCTGCAAAACTTTCTCGGCACCCATAAGCATCTGACCGAGGATAATTTTTATCTCGGCTTGAAGCAGCATTTTGACTGCGGCGCGCTGCGTTTCAACCTGGGATTGGCGGGGCATTATACTGTGAGTCAGTCCAATCTGACCGATAAAGATTACTCAGGGTTATCCGGCGTGGTGCTCAATGGCAACAGTTATTACGATTTGCCAGTGCTCCCCAAGGGCTGGAAATTAAACCTGGATTATACTGCGGCTTTTGGCCGTGACCGCGAGCATGCGGCTGTCTTTGGTTATGACGACGATTATGGTCATCAATTGTTTGCCGCTGTTTCCGGCCCATTGGCACAAGATTTGAGTCTCAAGCTGCAACTGACGCACTACAAGAGTTGGGGCACTGCTCCCAACGATGGCCTGGAGTACAGCTTCTCGCTTCGCTACGCTTTTTAACGCCACTGGTATATGCGCTTTCAAGCCCGTCGATGAGACAAGATGCAACAGCCAGACCCGGCAGCAAGGTGCAATAAAAAGGCCGAAAGTGATGACTTTCGGCCTTTTATGTTATTTTTCCCCGTCGGAATGAGCTTGCTCCTGTCCGGAGTCGTTTGCCATGTCCTGTTTCTAAACGATCCCCAGTTTTTTCATCTTGCTGCGTAGAGTATTGGGGTTAATATCCAACAGCTCGGCAGCGCCGCCGGGGCCGTAGAGCTTGCCGCCGGTCACTTTAAGGGCGTGCTCTATGTATTTACGGGTCATGGTTTCCAGCGGTACCAGTTGATTGCCCGCATGGCTGGGGTCGACCACTATGGTCTGGCCGCTGGCGGTGGCCACGGCTTCGGTTTGCGGCGCCAGGAAACTGAAGTCCAGTGGTCCGGCCGGGTTTTGAATGATGGCCCGCTCCAGCACATTGATCAGCTCCCTGACATTGCCGGGCCAATTGTACTGACTGAGAATGGCCAACTGCTCAGGGCGGATACAGGGCAGTTTGATCAACTGGAATCGGGCGCTCAGCTGTTCAATAAAATGCTGCACCAACAGAGGGATATCTGTGCGCCGCTGGCGTAAAGAGGGGATGTCTATCGGGAATACCGCCAGCCGATACCAGAGATCCTCACGAAAATCCCCCTGATGCACCATGGCTTGCAGGTGCCTGTGGGTTGCCGCTATCACTCTGATGTTCAGGTGTACCTGTTCATGGCCACCGACTCGGGTAATGGTGCTGTTTTGCAGTACCCGCAGCAGTCTCACTTGAGCCGAGAGTGGCAGTTCACCAATCTCATCGAGGAAGATGGTGCCGCCGTTGGCCTGTTCAAAATAACCGGCCTTGCGCGATTCGGCGCCGGTAAAGGCGCCTTTCTCATAGCCGAACAGCTCTGAGTCGATAAGGGTCTCGGGAATGGCGCCGCAGTTGACTTTGACAAAGGGTTTGCCGGCCCTGGCCGAGAGTTCATGAATGGCGTTGGCAATCACCTCTTTTCCGCAACCGGTTTCCCCCAGCATCAGTACTGTGGTGTTGAGATGGGCGATGGATTGCACTTGTTGCATCACCTGTTTCAGCCCCGAGTTGGCACCGACCACACCGTTTTGCACATCCAGCGTGCGTTTGAGGCTAACGTTTTGTTTGGCCAGCGCCTGATTTTCCAGCAGCAGATTACGACCTCTGAGGTTGAGGGCAGTGATCAGGGCAAAGGTGCTCATCTGCGGCGCCAACATATCTGCGTGTCGGGGGCGGAAGGTACCGGCACTCTTGGAGTAAAAACCTACTATGCCCAAATGGGTATCTTCCATCGACATACGTAAAATGATCAGCGAGCGGATCCCGGGGATCACCTTGGGGGCAACCTGGGATGTCACGGGATCATGATCAATGTCGTTAACAATCCTCACCCTCGGCCTATCGGGATCTTCCAGCGTTTTGGCCAGTCCCTCTGGGAGGGAAACCTGGACATCAAGCGTGCTTGCCTGCGTTTCGCTGGCCTGGGCGATAAATTGTATATCATTGAATTCTTTTCGATAAATATTAATGAACAGGCCATCGAGTGGCACTGAGTCACGTACATAGTCGAAGTAGTGTTTAAGCGAGGTTTCCAACTGCAGGCTACTACAGAGCCGCCTGGTACACTCGTAATAAAAGTGTTTTTCCATTGATATTTCAAATAAACCGCGAAGTTTCGTGATTGTAGATCTTTATATTTCGTGATTCTGTGGCCGTAATCATAAATCTCCCCCTGAGCACCTCTTTTTGGTTAGTTGGCATGGCCAGTGCAACTGGTTGACTGAGTTCTTTCCCTGCATGAAAGGAAAATAAGTACATGACAGAAAAACAGAAAATAGACAGTGGTCGTCGTCAGTTGCTCAAGGGCGGCGCCGCTCTGGCAGTGACCGGGGTGGGGATGGCTGTCAGCAGTGGTGCCATGGCCCAGTGCCGCGAACAGGCGCCGGAATCCTTTGATGAACTGGTAGACGTATTGGTAGTCGGCAGTGGCTTTGCCGGTATGGCTGCAGCCCTGCAGGCCCGTGAAGCCGGTGTCAGCGTAATGGTTATCGACAAGATGCCGGTTTTTGGTGGCAACTCAACCATTAATGGTGGTGCCATGGCGGTTGCCGGTTCTCCGTTGCAAAAGCAGGCCGGTATTGAAGATTCAGTAGATGCCATGGTGGCCGACATGTTGCGCGCAGGTCGTGGCATGAATGATGTTGAAATGCTCAAGCTGGTATGTAACGGCACGGCAGAATCCTGCCAGTGGCTGATTGACTACGGCGTCAAGTGGAAGCCTTTCGTACAGCATTTCGGTGGTCACAGTGTGCAGCGGGTACTGCAGACAGTAGAAAGCTCCGGCGCCGGTATCATACGTCCGCTGGTCAAGGCTGCCCGCGCCAAAGGCGTGATCATGAAAAATCAAACCAAGCTCGAATCTTTTATCCGTGATGCTGAAGGCCGCGTGATCGGGGTCGAGGTTCGTGAAGGTTATTATTTCCCACGGGAGCGGACAGGTAAGATACGCACCATAGGAGCCCGCAAAGGGGTGATCATGGCGACCGGCGGCTTTGGCCGGGATATCGAATATCGCATGATGCAGCTGCCTGAGTTGAACAATGACCTGGACTCAACAAACCATCCGGGGGCGACCTCTGAAGCACTGAAGCAGATGATGCTTCTGGGGGCCAACCCTATCCATCTGGATCAAATTCAGCTGGGCCCATGGGCATCACCCGATGAGAAAGGTTTTGGTACTGCATCCCAGTTCAACACCATTGCCACTTATCCTCACGGCATAGTGGTGGATGTGCGCACCGGTGAGCGTTTCTTCAATGAGCTGGCCGACCGTAAGGCGCGTGCCGATGCCATCATGACCCGCAGAGATGAGCACAACAACCCTGTGTATCCCATTGGCTTTACCAATGCCGAAGGTGCCAAGAATGCCCAGACATTGGATTGGGGTATCAAGTACAAGGTGATCACCAAGGCCGACACTCTGGATGAACTGGCCAAGGCCTATGGTATGCCGGCCGACAAGCTCAAGGCGCAGGTGGCCCGCTGGAACGAAGCGGTCAAGAGCGGAGAAGACAAAGAGTTTGGTCGTCCAATGCAGGAAGCCATAGTGCTGGACAAGGGCCCATGGTACGCGGTGCGTATGTGGCCGAAAGTTCACTACTGCATGGGTGGTGTCAAGGTTAATACCAATTCTGAAGTCCTGCATCTGGTCAGTAACCAGCCGATTGCAGGCTTGTATGCGGCCGGCGAATCCACCGGCGGTATTCACGGTGCCAGCCGCCTCGGTGCCTGTGCTGTGGCTGAAGGTATTGTCACCGGCCGTAATGCCGGCCGTAACTGTGCCGCTGCCAAGCCGGTAGCACTGAAGCAAGCGTAACAAATTCAATAACAAGGAGTAAGATGATGAACAAATCTCTAATGCTGGCGTCGCTGACGCTGGGCCTGATGTCAGGCAGTGCTCTGGCAATGGAACAAGTGGTTCTGGATGGCAAGCACATGACTCAGGAACAAGCCTGGGCCATTGCCGATGGCGCCAAAGTCAAAGTAGCCTCTCAGGCACGCACCAAACTGGTTAAGTCTCACGAGTTGCTGATGGAAGCTGCGCGTCTGGGTAAGCCTGTCTATGGTCTGACTGTAGGTGTGGGCCTGAACAAAGACCACAAGCTGTTTGATGCCAATGGTGAGCTGAGTGCCGCCGTTATGGATGCTTCCCGTAGCTTCAACTACAGCACGCTGCGCGCTCACAGTGCCGGTGTCGGCGAGCCTATGCCAGTGCGTCTGACCCGTGTGGCTCTGGCCGTGCGTCTGAACACCATTCTGGCCGGTCAAACCGGGGTTCAGCCTGTGGTTGCCGACCTTTACGAAGCCTACCTGAACAAGGGTATTACTCCTGTTATCCCTTCACAGGGTACTGTGGGTGAAGCCGACATCCTGCTGGCCTCTCACGTCGGTCTGGCGATGATTGGTGAGTGGGAAGTGTTCTACAAGGGCAAGCGTGTCAGCAGCCGTGAAGCCATGGCCGATGCCGGAGTTCCTTTGCTGGAGCCTATGGGTAAAGATGCTCTGTCCATCCTGTCCAACAACGCAGTGGCTGTAGCCTATGCGATGAAGGGCTATCAGGATGCCAAGCACCTGCTGGAAGTGTCTCCAACCGTATTCGGTCTGAGCCTTGAAGGTTTGAATGGTAACGTGGCACCTTTCCTGCCACAAACCAATGATATCCGTCCTTTCCCTTATATTCAGGCAACCACCAAGGATATTCTGGCGCAGCTGGATGGCAGCTATCTGTGGCAACTGAATGATGAGCGTCCGCTGCAGGATCCTCTGAGCTACCGCACCACAGCCTACACTCTGGCCAGTGCCAAGAAAGCCCTGGTGGATCTGGGCGAAGTGATCGACATTCAGATCAACCACTCAGACGATAACCCAGCCGTAGTACTGGGCGCATCCAAGGACTACAGCCAGTTCCCTCAGGTAGCCAAATACATGGTTGAAGGCAAGGGTGGTGTGTTCCCAACCACCAACTTCGAGCCTCTGCCTGTTGCCCTGGCGGTACAGAACCTGAGCACTGCCCTGACTCACGTGTCTCACAACAGTGTAATGCGCACTATCCACCTGTCTGATGCCCACTTTACCCGTCTGAGCCGCTTCCTGGCCGGTCCGGAAAACAATGGTCATGCTTTCGGTGCTATCCAGAAAGCCTTCGTTGACATGCAGGTGCGTAACAAGCAATTGGCTAGCCCGGTTTCATTCGATGGTATCCAAATTGCCGGTAACATCGAAGACACTTTCACCAACCTGAAACTGGCTTCTGACAACCTGATCCAGATTGTTGACAACACCAACACCATCTATGGTCTGGAGCTGTTGCACTCTACTCAAGCTATCGATCTGCGCAAGATGCACGACAAGAGCCTGAAGCAGGGTAAAGCCACAGGTGCCATGTATGAAGGTTATCGTCAG contains these protein-coding regions:
- a CDS encoding DNA topoisomerase III — encoded protein: MILYIAEKPSLGRAIAEVLPKPHRKHEGYIELGNGDCVSWCIGHLLEQAEPDAYDPAYKSWQLEHLPIVPSDWQIKPKASSRGQLSVLRKLVKQASELVNAGDPDREGQLLVDEVIAHLGVKGDKLAAVKRLLISDLNPQAVKRALGQMRSNREFVPLSTSALARSRADWLYGMNMTRAYTLQGRKVGYQGVLSVGRVQTPVLGLVVRRDQEIAAFVPKPFYEVLAHLSTQEGSCFSARWQPSEACQPWMDEEGRVLSRGLAMNVVGRITGQPGRVDELERKQRHQAPPLLYSLSALQIDCAKRFGMSAKEVLDTAQSLYERHKLITYPRSDSRHLPKAQLQLAPTVLNAITQGAAELLQGCEAPNPALKSKAWNDAKVDAHHAIVPTEKTANLGVLSQRERQVYLQIARQYLAQFYPNYEYLETHAVIDIVGGCFVAKAKQPLKQGWKQLFGKQKADDEAEDIQTSLPELTQGQILDCLKGELVEKMTQAPKHFTDATLLAAMTGISRYVKDPEIRKILKETDGLGTEATRAGIIELLFKRGFLKRQGKSILATEAGSGLIQSLPEVATTPDMTALWESSLDAICRRELKYQAFMQPLTAKLGELIEQAKAQLPTALSGVKSTGFKGRKRRSGAYAGKAGAPKGTSTKKSTGVKTGTGKRSYRSATKSKTKAQSATS
- a CDS encoding DUF4250 domain-containing protein; the protein is MESLQHLPAEILLGIVNEKLRLQCPDRDALYYELDLSPAQLEHKLSALGYEYHALSNQYRRLK
- a CDS encoding porin, which translates into the protein MNKKILALMIPAMLASGASQAVELYNDQTNSVNMIGWLGFAAFNDGHETSVIDNFSRVGFRFDRQERNGWRAFAHTEWGINMVTSDDGLIYTQGQGGGQMRAEKNSDFLFNRLGYVGMAHDKWGTLTFGKQWGAYYDVAYTTDVLNAFTGWSVGAYTFGDGGLTGAGRADAAFQYRNTFFGKLHIALQYASKQNDDVALFDENGAALNDGSELSFDSSYGASVTYYVTDKFKVLAGFNRGDFEGNLAGVAVDDTNQIVGIGAQYGSFYQYAPGRDADGLYVGFNAHKSKQNELVGGSLYDSTGGEFILAYQYDNGFVPSLLLSYQDLDTDANTAIQGDWTRQFAVLGLHYRYSRDTVMYAEAKIDFSSMDDKSWEDLQDNNYAVGIRYFF
- a CDS encoding sigma-54-dependent Fis family transcriptional regulator; this translates as MEKHFYYECTRRLCSSLQLETSLKHYFDYVRDSVPLDGLFINIYRKEFNDIQFIAQASETQASTLDVQVSLPEGLAKTLEDPDRPRVRIVNDIDHDPVTSQVAPKVIPGIRSLIILRMSMEDTHLGIVGFYSKSAGTFRPRHADMLAPQMSTFALITALNLRGRNLLLENQALAKQNVSLKRTLDVQNGVVGANSGLKQVMQQVQSIAHLNTTVLMLGETGCGKEVIANAIHELSARAGKPFVKVNCGAIPETLIDSELFGYEKGAFTGAESRKAGYFEQANGGTIFLDEIGELPLSAQVRLLRVLQNSTITRVGGHEQVHLNIRVIAATHRHLQAMVHQGDFREDLWYRLAVFPIDIPSLRQRRTDIPLLVQHFIEQLSARFQLIKLPCIRPEQLAILSQYNWPGNVRELINVLERAIIQNPAGPLDFSFLAPQTEAVATASGQTIVVDPSHAGNQLVPLETMTRKYIEHALKVTGGKLYGPGGAAELLDINPNTLRSKMKKLGIV
- a CDS encoding flavocytochrome c, with product MTEKQKIDSGRRQLLKGGAALAVTGVGMAVSSGAMAQCREQAPESFDELVDVLVVGSGFAGMAAALQAREAGVSVMVIDKMPVFGGNSTINGGAMAVAGSPLQKQAGIEDSVDAMVADMLRAGRGMNDVEMLKLVCNGTAESCQWLIDYGVKWKPFVQHFGGHSVQRVLQTVESSGAGIIRPLVKAARAKGVIMKNQTKLESFIRDAEGRVIGVEVREGYYFPRERTGKIRTIGARKGVIMATGGFGRDIEYRMMQLPELNNDLDSTNHPGATSEALKQMMLLGANPIHLDQIQLGPWASPDEKGFGTASQFNTIATYPHGIVVDVRTGERFFNELADRKARADAIMTRRDEHNNPVYPIGFTNAEGAKNAQTLDWGIKYKVITKADTLDELAKAYGMPADKLKAQVARWNEAVKSGEDKEFGRPMQEAIVLDKGPWYAVRMWPKVHYCMGGVKVNTNSEVLHLVSNQPIAGLYAAGESTGGIHGASRLGACAVAEGIVTGRNAGRNCAAAKPVALKQA
- a CDS encoding HAL/PAL/TAL family ammonia-lyase, whose amino-acid sequence is MNKSLMLASLTLGLMSGSALAMEQVVLDGKHMTQEQAWAIADGAKVKVASQARTKLVKSHELLMEAARLGKPVYGLTVGVGLNKDHKLFDANGELSAAVMDASRSFNYSTLRAHSAGVGEPMPVRLTRVALAVRLNTILAGQTGVQPVVADLYEAYLNKGITPVIPSQGTVGEADILLASHVGLAMIGEWEVFYKGKRVSSREAMADAGVPLLEPMGKDALSILSNNAVAVAYAMKGYQDAKHLLEVSPTVFGLSLEGLNGNVAPFLPQTNDIRPFPYIQATTKDILAQLDGSYLWQLNDERPLQDPLSYRTTAYTLASAKKALVDLGEVIDIQINHSDDNPAVVLGASKDYSQFPQVAKYMVEGKGGVFPTTNFEPLPVALAVQNLSTALTHVSHNSVMRTIHLSDAHFTRLSRFLAGPENNGHAFGAIQKAFVDMQVRNKQLASPVSFDGIQIAGNIEDTFTNLKLASDNLIQIVDNTNTIYGLELLHSTQAIDLRKMHDKSLKQGKATGAMYEGYRQKVPFVSKDRPFTPDIQASHDFIANY